The Prochlorococcus marinus CUG1416 genome has a segment encoding these proteins:
- the polA gene encoding DNA polymerase I has translation MSLKSENSKKPILLLVDGHSLAFRSFYAFSKGIDGGLTTKEGFPTSVTYGFLKSLLDNCKNISPEGVCITFDTEKPTFRHELDPNYKANRDVAPDVFFQDIEQLEIILEESLNLPIFKSPGYEADDLLGTIANDAASKGWCVNILSGDRDLFQLVDDQKDIYVLYMGGGPYAKSGNPTLINENGVKEKLGVAPERVVDLKALTGDSSDNIPGIKGVGPKTAINLLKENDTLDGIYQALDKIQQNNDKKYKGFIKGSVIEKLRNDKHNAFLSRDLAKINTEVPLILSDGYELKNINQELLSESLQKLELSTLLRQIDIFNSTFSKGGFDKNNEAKVEEKNSKVSSKSELENSKNKIPKIKVTVVNDFELLDKLIQRLEKTNEIVSLDTETNSLNPIDAELVGIGLCLGEETYDLFYIPLGHQTKKETPNQLSIEDVFSKLRTWIEDPKKEKALQNSKFDRQIFFNHGLDLKGVTFDTLLADYLLNNQEKHGLSEISFRLFGFKPPSFKETVGKNKDFSFVDIDEASIYCGFDVFLTFKIVKIFKERFSTENNELIKLFEEIELPLEPVLSQMEMNGITIDIPYLDKLSKELKSTLEDIESKVYELAEETFNLSSPKQLGEILFEKLNLDKKKSRKTKTGWSTDAVVLERLVVEHEIIQHLIKHRTLSKLLSTYIDALPNLINEKTGRVHTNFNQAATATGRLSSSNPNLQNIPVRTEFSRRIRKAFLPEKNWKLLSADYSQIELRILAHLADEEILINAFHKNDDIHSLTARLIFEKEEISSDERRVGKTINFGVIYGMGIKKFARSTGVSTPEAKEFLIKYKERYSKIFKFLELQERLALSKGYVKTIFGRKREFKFDKNGLGRLIGKDPYEIDLQSARRAGMEAQSLRAAANAPIQGSSADIIKIAMVQLNKKFIEMNVPAKMLLQVHDELLFEVEPDSLEITTKLVKKTMEDCVKLNVPLLVDIGIGDNWMETK, from the coding sequence ATGAGTTTAAAATCTGAAAACTCTAAAAAACCAATTTTACTTTTAGTCGATGGTCATTCACTTGCTTTTAGAAGCTTCTATGCATTTAGCAAAGGGATTGATGGAGGTTTAACAACCAAAGAGGGATTCCCAACAAGTGTGACTTATGGGTTTCTAAAAAGCCTTCTTGATAATTGCAAAAATATTAGTCCTGAGGGTGTTTGTATTACTTTTGATACCGAAAAACCTACTTTCAGACATGAATTAGATCCAAATTATAAGGCCAATAGAGATGTAGCACCAGATGTTTTTTTTCAGGATATTGAACAACTAGAAATCATTTTAGAAGAAAGCCTTAATTTACCAATTTTTAAATCTCCTGGTTACGAAGCAGATGATCTCCTAGGCACAATTGCAAATGATGCGGCTTCTAAAGGATGGTGCGTGAATATTCTTTCTGGGGATCGGGACTTATTTCAATTAGTAGATGATCAAAAAGATATTTATGTTCTGTATATGGGTGGTGGTCCATATGCGAAAAGTGGTAATCCAACCCTTATAAATGAAAATGGAGTAAAAGAAAAATTAGGTGTTGCGCCAGAAAGAGTAGTTGATCTTAAAGCTCTAACTGGTGATAGTTCTGATAATATTCCTGGTATTAAAGGGGTAGGTCCAAAAACTGCAATTAATCTACTAAAAGAAAACGATACACTTGATGGGATTTATCAGGCTTTGGACAAGATTCAGCAGAACAATGATAAAAAATATAAAGGATTCATCAAAGGTTCGGTTATAGAAAAGCTCAGAAATGATAAGCATAATGCTTTTCTTTCCAGGGATTTAGCAAAAATAAATACTGAAGTGCCTTTGATATTAAGTGATGGTTATGAATTAAAAAATATAAATCAAGAACTTCTATCAGAGTCACTGCAAAAACTTGAATTATCAACACTACTCCGGCAAATTGATATTTTCAATTCAACTTTTAGTAAAGGTGGTTTTGACAAAAATAATGAGGCTAAAGTGGAGGAGAAAAATTCAAAAGTCTCTAGTAAAAGTGAATTAGAAAATAGTAAAAATAAAATTCCTAAAATCAAAGTAACTGTTGTAAATGATTTTGAATTACTTGATAAATTAATTCAAAGATTAGAAAAGACCAATGAGATAGTTTCTTTAGATACAGAGACTAATAGTTTAAATCCAATCGATGCGGAACTTGTTGGGATAGGACTATGTCTTGGAGAAGAAACTTATGATTTATTTTATATACCTCTTGGTCATCAAACAAAAAAAGAGACCCCCAATCAATTATCGATTGAAGATGTTTTCTCAAAACTAAGAACTTGGATAGAAGATCCAAAAAAAGAAAAGGCACTCCAAAATTCTAAATTTGACAGGCAAATATTTTTTAATCACGGACTTGATCTTAAAGGAGTAACCTTTGACACCTTGTTAGCAGACTATCTTCTAAATAATCAGGAGAAGCATGGGTTAAGTGAAATTAGTTTTAGATTATTTGGATTTAAGCCTCCTTCATTTAAGGAAACAGTTGGGAAAAATAAAGACTTTTCATTTGTTGATATTGATGAAGCTAGTATTTACTGCGGCTTTGATGTATTTCTAACTTTTAAGATTGTCAAAATTTTTAAAGAAAGATTTTCAACAGAAAATAATGAATTAATCAAATTGTTCGAAGAAATCGAGCTGCCCTTAGAGCCGGTATTGTCTCAAATGGAAATGAATGGAATAACCATCGACATCCCTTATTTAGATAAACTCTCAAAAGAACTAAAAAGTACCTTAGAAGATATTGAAAGTAAAGTTTATGAATTAGCAGAGGAGACTTTTAATCTATCTTCACCAAAACAACTTGGTGAGATCTTGTTTGAAAAATTAAATTTGGATAAGAAAAAATCACGGAAAACAAAAACAGGATGGAGTACAGATGCAGTAGTTCTTGAAAGATTAGTCGTCGAACATGAAATAATCCAACATTTAATAAAACACAGAACTCTTAGCAAATTACTTAGCACCTATATTGATGCTCTTCCAAATCTCATAAACGAAAAGACAGGAAGAGTTCATACAAACTTTAATCAAGCTGCTACAGCGACTGGGAGACTAAGTAGTAGCAATCCTAATCTTCAAAATATCCCGGTTAGGACTGAATTTAGTAGGAGAATCAGAAAAGCATTCTTGCCTGAAAAAAATTGGAAACTTTTATCAGCTGATTATTCTCAGATCGAATTAAGAATACTTGCTCACTTAGCGGATGAAGAAATACTAATTAATGCGTTTCATAAAAATGATGACATTCATTCTTTGACTGCAAGATTAATTTTCGAGAAAGAAGAAATATCATCCGACGAAAGGAGAGTTGGGAAAACAATAAATTTTGGAGTTATCTATGGTATGGGGATAAAAAAGTTTGCCCGTTCAACAGGAGTAAGTACTCCAGAGGCAAAAGAATTCCTAATAAAATACAAAGAACGATATTCAAAAATTTTCAAATTTCTTGAACTCCAAGAAAGGCTTGCCTTATCAAAAGGTTATGTTAAAACAATTTTTGGTCGAAAAAGAGAATTTAAGTTTGATAAAAATGGACTTGGAAGATTAATAGGGAAAGATCCTTACGAAATTGACCTGCAATCTGCAAGAAGGGCTGGCATGGAAGCACAGTCATTAAGAGCCGCAGCTAATGCACCAATTCAGGGTTCAAGTGCAGACATTATTAAAATTGCAATGGTTCAACTAAATAAGAAATTCATAGAAATGAATGTTCCCGCAAAAATGCTTTTACAAGTACATGATGAATTATTGTTTGAAGTTGAACCAGATTCTTTGGAAATTACTACGAAATTAGTAAAGAAGACTATGGAAGATTGTGTAAAATTAAATGTGCCTCTTTTAGTTGATATTGGTATTGGAGACAATTGGATGGAGACAAAATAA
- a CDS encoding protein adenylyltransferase SelO family protein — MSTKSNSLKEKLTENFSDFSQLSDYSFMNCLKADPQSTKDGNDHKPRSVYSGHYVPVLPTAIPDPEYISHSKKLFKELGLSSDLTRDKNFCRFFSGDITVADYPMSPVGWATGYALSIYGTEYTQQCPFGTGNGYGDGRAISVFEGLFNGKRMEMQLKGGGPTPYCRGADGRAVLRSSVREFLAQELMDALGIPTSRSLTLYVSRSEIVRRPWYSKGSKYFEPDIMIDNQAAITTRVAPSFVRVGQLELFARRVRNNAHDEALSELKMIVQHLIDRNYKDEIENEISLESKVIKLSCLYRSRLISLVTKWMRVGYCQGNFNSDNCAAGGYTLDYGPFGFCELFDPRFQPWTGGGEHFSFFNQPSAAEINFKTFCSSLSPLLSESKHDFEKLEQIEKDFSELMNKALMKMWANKLGLEHYNETLINEFFNLMVISKADYTILFRKLSEIPDNLDSLKDSFYLPINNELNNRWEVWLENWKSVLKKEGNIKAKSISMKSLNPVYTWREWMVVTAYEEAEKGNYKKIKELQDVFSNPYIEQPSEIDQKYNRLKPIQYFNYGGVSHYSCSS, encoded by the coding sequence ATGTCAACCAAGTCTAATTCATTAAAAGAAAAGCTTACGGAAAATTTTTCTGATTTTTCTCAATTATCTGACTATTCTTTTATGAATTGTCTCAAAGCAGATCCTCAATCAACAAAAGATGGAAATGATCATAAACCGCGTTCAGTATATTCGGGCCATTACGTACCAGTTCTCCCAACTGCTATTCCAGACCCAGAATATATCTCCCATAGCAAGAAACTTTTTAAAGAACTAGGGCTAAGCTCAGATCTTACTAGAGACAAGAATTTTTGTCGTTTTTTCTCAGGTGATATTACTGTTGCTGATTATCCAATGAGTCCTGTTGGTTGGGCAACAGGTTATGCATTATCAATTTACGGTACTGAATATACCCAACAATGTCCCTTTGGCACCGGCAATGGTTATGGCGATGGCAGAGCAATTTCTGTTTTTGAAGGTTTATTCAATGGAAAAAGAATGGAAATGCAACTTAAAGGAGGAGGTCCAACTCCCTACTGTCGTGGAGCAGATGGTAGAGCTGTCTTAAGGTCTAGCGTACGAGAATTTCTAGCACAGGAATTAATGGATGCCTTGGGAATCCCTACCTCAAGATCTTTAACACTTTATGTCTCACGTTCAGAAATAGTTAGAAGACCGTGGTATTCCAAAGGGTCCAAGTATTTTGAACCTGACATCATGATTGATAATCAAGCGGCAATTACAACTAGGGTCGCTCCATCTTTTGTACGAGTTGGACAGCTTGAACTTTTTGCAAGACGAGTTCGCAATAATGCTCATGATGAAGCTCTTAGTGAACTAAAGATGATAGTTCAACATCTTATTGATAGAAACTATAAAGATGAAATTGAAAATGAGATTTCACTTGAAAGTAAGGTAATAAAACTTTCTTGCTTATATAGATCGAGACTTATATCTCTTGTAACTAAATGGATGCGAGTTGGTTATTGCCAGGGTAATTTCAATAGTGATAATTGTGCTGCTGGTGGCTACACCTTGGACTATGGACCCTTTGGATTCTGCGAATTATTTGATCCAAGATTTCAACCATGGACAGGTGGAGGTGAGCATTTTTCATTTTTTAACCAACCTTCTGCTGCTGAAATCAACTTTAAAACATTTTGTTCCTCTCTTAGTCCGTTACTCTCAGAAAGCAAACATGATTTTGAAAAGCTAGAGCAAATCGAAAAAGACTTTTCTGAATTAATGAATAAGGCATTGATGAAAATGTGGGCAAACAAGCTTGGTTTAGAACATTACAATGAAACTCTAATAAATGAATTTTTTAATCTTATGGTCATTTCAAAAGCAGACTATACAATTTTGTTCCGTAAACTCTCTGAAATACCTGATAACTTAGATTCTTTAAAAGACAGTTTCTATTTACCAATTAATAATGAGCTCAATAATAGGTGGGAAGTATGGCTTGAAAACTGGAAATCAGTATTGAAGAAAGAGGGAAATATTAAAGCAAAATCGATATCAATGAAATCCCTTAATCCAGTCTATACATGGCGCGAATGGATGGTCGTTACCGCATATGAAGAAGCTGAAAAAGGAAATTACAAAAAAATAAAAGAGTTACAGGATGTCTTTAGCAATCCATATATAGAACAACCCTCAGAAATAGATCAAAAATATAATCGACTAAAGCCAATCCAATATTTTAACTATGGAGGAGTATCTCACTACAGCTGTTCTTCATAA
- a CDS encoding DUF3764 family protein translates to MTIETTILDFQLSNTYEEYKSYMNAKDQQTMFKEMGVKIFYIGKSLDDPQRATVIFQGPENVLYDIFMNPETKPIVEASGHIYAGTKITRWIS, encoded by the coding sequence ATGACTATTGAAACGACTATTTTAGATTTTCAACTAAGTAATACCTATGAGGAGTATAAATCATATATGAATGCAAAAGACCAGCAGACAATGTTTAAAGAAATGGGAGTTAAAATATTTTATATTGGTAAATCATTAGATGATCCTCAAAGGGCGACAGTAATTTTTCAAGGACCAGAAAATGTTTTATATGATATTTTTATGAATCCTGAGACAAAACCTATAGTTGAAGCTTCAGGACATATTTACGCGGGGACAAAAATCACTCGCTGGATTTCTTGA
- a CDS encoding high light inducible protein has protein sequence MANSNVTTESGGRQNMFPTETRPYIDESVSYGSYPQNAEKVNGRWAMIGLVALVGAYVSTGQIIPGIF, from the coding sequence ATGGCTAATTCAAACGTTACTACTGAATCAGGCGGCAGGCAGAATATGTTTCCTACTGAGACACGTCCTTACATAGATGAGTCAGTTTCATACGGCAGTTACCCACAAAATGCAGAAAAAGTTAATGGTCGTTGGGCAATGATCGGGCTTGTTGCACTAGTAGGTGCTTATGTTTCAACTGGACAAATTATTCCTGGCATTTTTTAA
- a CDS encoding sodium-dependent transporter has product MDSKISQREQWTSKLGFILAAAGSAVGLGNLWGFAYRASQGGGAAFVLLYLLIVLIVCLPVFVAEMALGRNAMASTLLAPVKLAGKNWYPLGILFFIAPLGIASYYSVIMGWTADTLFHSLFFGLPKNLTEAETFFGSISSGSSVLLGHLLSLVLTAIIVSSGIKKGIEKVTRYFMPILFIIIVILAIWATSLSGAWEGYKTFLLKFDFNELRNPQTIRNAFTQAFFSLSLGIGIMVTYASYLNKKSNLPKLSVGVASLDTLVGLMAGFITFPIVLTFGLSDAISESTVGALFISIPTGLGSYGAAGRIVAVAFFALAYIAAITSSVSLLEVPVSSLMDKFGFKREKSVWLITLFLFLAGIPSALNLNILGTVDSIFGGVLLIFGGFLVTFFMGWVVPGKFNEELSDSKVGIKTTRYLKFMTRWVAPPIIGFGLFISVFDLLKGWVS; this is encoded by the coding sequence TTGGACTCAAAAATTTCTCAGAGAGAACAATGGACTAGTAAGCTAGGATTCATTCTCGCAGCGGCTGGTAGTGCAGTAGGTCTAGGCAACCTTTGGGGTTTTGCTTATAGAGCATCTCAAGGTGGAGGTGCGGCGTTTGTACTCTTATATTTATTAATCGTTTTAATTGTATGTCTTCCGGTATTTGTTGCTGAAATGGCTCTAGGAAGAAACGCAATGGCAAGCACATTGCTTGCTCCAGTTAAGCTGGCTGGTAAGAATTGGTATCCATTAGGAATTCTTTTCTTCATAGCTCCTCTAGGAATAGCATCATATTATTCAGTGATAATGGGATGGACTGCAGATACCTTATTCCATTCTTTATTTTTTGGATTACCAAAGAATTTAACTGAAGCAGAAACCTTCTTTGGCTCAATTAGTAGTGGCAGCAGTGTTTTGTTGGGCCACCTATTAAGTCTTGTACTTACAGCAATAATAGTTTCATCAGGTATAAAAAAGGGGATAGAAAAGGTTACTAGATATTTCATGCCAATCCTTTTCATAATTATTGTGATTCTTGCTATTTGGGCTACTTCACTTTCAGGTGCATGGGAAGGATATAAAACATTTCTACTTAAGTTTGATTTTAATGAATTGAGAAATCCTCAAACAATAAGAAACGCTTTTACACAAGCATTCTTTTCATTAAGCCTAGGGATTGGAATTATGGTTACCTACGCATCCTATTTAAATAAAAAAAGTAATCTTCCAAAACTAAGTGTTGGAGTTGCATCATTAGATACTTTGGTTGGACTAATGGCTGGATTTATAACTTTCCCAATAGTTTTAACATTCGGTTTAAGTGACGCTATTTCTGAATCCACTGTTGGTGCTTTATTTATCTCAATTCCAACAGGTCTAGGTTCATATGGTGCAGCAGGAAGAATTGTAGCTGTTGCATTTTTTGCACTAGCTTATATCGCAGCCATAACTTCATCTGTTTCATTATTGGAGGTTCCAGTTTCCTCATTAATGGATAAATTCGGCTTTAAAAGAGAAAAATCGGTTTGGTTGATAACTCTTTTCCTATTCTTAGCAGGCATCCCTTCTGCATTAAATTTAAATATTCTTGGAACAGTTGATTCGATTTTTGGTGGCGTATTACTGATCTTTGGTGGATTCTTGGTTACTTTCTTTATGGGATGGGTAGTCCCTGGAAAATTTAATGAAGAACTTAGTGATTCAAAAGTTGGAATCAAAACGACACGTTATTTGAAATTCATGACAAGATGGGTTGCGCCCCCAATTATTGGTTTTGGACTATTTATTAGTGTTTTTGATTTACTGAAAGGCTGGGTAAGTTAG
- a CDS encoding cupin domain-containing protein, which produces MKLKNIIPFIYLFVGTLVSPQTSLAEEKIEVIPIIQSSKGLSGKNFNYLEGKPELRLLKVMIPVGLETPIHTHPSPMLIHVTRGRLKHVRGEEITFFTAGDAFVESNNGGAHYVKNIGKKPVILHVGVVSVVGMPTAINK; this is translated from the coding sequence ATGAAATTAAAAAATATTATTCCATTCATATACCTTTTTGTTGGAACTTTAGTTTCACCACAAACGTCTCTAGCTGAAGAAAAGATTGAAGTTATACCTATTATTCAAAGTTCAAAAGGTCTAAGTGGTAAAAATTTTAATTATCTCGAGGGAAAGCCTGAATTAAGACTCTTAAAAGTGATGATTCCTGTAGGGTTGGAAACCCCAATTCATACGCATCCCTCTCCAATGTTGATTCATGTCACAAGAGGTAGATTAAAGCATGTTAGGGGTGAAGAAATTACTTTCTTTACGGCAGGTGATGCATTTGTAGAAAGTAATAACGGGGGTGCCCACTATGTGAAAAACATTGGGAAAAAGCCGGTTATTCTTCATGTAGGAGTTGTATCAGTAGTTGGGATGCCAACGGCCATAAATAAATAA
- a CDS encoding cytochrome B — protein sequence MTNILLILFFVILFLLFFYSKRKRRLAQKTKIIPTYVPFLKEQEFNPDISTDNWDLHKLRLDKFKRSQYKGLTFFVSSEKRIYYLTEEGDKVYC from the coding sequence ATGACAAATATATTATTAATTCTTTTTTTTGTAATTTTATTTTTATTATTTTTTTATTCAAAACGAAAAAGAAGGTTAGCCCAAAAAACAAAAATTATTCCAACTTATGTACCTTTCTTAAAAGAACAAGAATTTAATCCTGACATAAGTACTGATAATTGGGATTTACACAAACTTAGATTAGATAAATTTAAAAGATCACAATATAAGGGATTAACTTTCTTTGTAAGTTCAGAAAAAAGAATTTACTATCTTACTGAAGAAGGGGATAAAGTCTATTGCTAA
- a CDS encoding chlorophyll a/b-binding protein encodes MSPLSGFLAVMVFFTAILVAYLTKQFQNENSNYLSTNPMKNSNAKVKTIEKEKIVAETLNGRFAMLGLIAAIGAYLTTGQIIPGFV; translated from the coding sequence ATGAGTCCTCTTTCAGGCTTTTTAGCTGTAATGGTATTCTTTACAGCCATCCTAGTCGCTTATCTAACTAAGCAATTTCAAAACGAAAATTCAAATTATTTATCTACCAATCCAATGAAAAACTCAAACGCAAAAGTTAAAACAATCGAAAAAGAAAAAATTGTTGCTGAAACTCTCAACGGCAGATTCGCAATGCTTGGACTAATCGCTGCTATTGGAGCATATCTAACAACAGGTCAAATAATTCCTGGCTTCGTTTAA
- a CDS encoding efflux RND transporter periplasmic adaptor subunit: MFDLIKRNINLKSGIILLSLAIFFVFITNSFKKNKSKDISDFVVQVEKGILSDSINTSGEVKAIRTSNIGPRKQGVIKEIKVDEGDLVKKDQVLASLDDEDFIYKIEELELNVEKQKSEFLRREYLYQEGAASKEDYESYKNNYNISSAKLNDAKAEKSFYLIKAPYGGKITAKYAEIGSYVTPSTNLSSDPKTKNFIFELSEGLEIVAKVPESDIGRIKIGQEASVRIEAYPSKKYSAIVKKIATRAVKDNNVTSFDVTLNFKDISEEIKIGMTADLEFRVEGNEEKILVPTVSIVTKKGEKGILKVDKNNSPKFEKIEIGISSGNKTSVIEGLEPGEQIFIDIPPWAKKRK, encoded by the coding sequence ATGTTTGATTTAATAAAAAGAAATATAAATCTAAAAAGTGGAATTATATTGCTTTCTCTAGCTATATTTTTCGTTTTTATAACCAATTCATTCAAGAAAAATAAGTCAAAAGATATTTCTGATTTTGTAGTTCAAGTAGAAAAAGGAATCCTCTCAGATTCAATTAATACTAGTGGTGAAGTAAAAGCAATAAGGACAAGCAATATTGGGCCTCGGAAGCAAGGCGTAATAAAAGAAATCAAAGTAGATGAGGGAGATCTTGTAAAAAAAGATCAGGTTTTAGCTTCTCTTGATGATGAAGACTTTATCTATAAAATTGAAGAACTTGAATTAAATGTAGAAAAACAAAAATCTGAATTTTTAAGAAGAGAATATTTATATCAAGAAGGTGCGGCAAGTAAAGAAGACTATGAAAGTTATAAAAATAACTACAACATTAGTAGCGCCAAACTTAATGATGCAAAAGCTGAAAAAAGTTTCTATCTAATTAAAGCTCCTTATGGAGGAAAGATAACTGCAAAATATGCTGAGATAGGATCTTATGTCACACCAAGTACAAACTTAAGTTCAGACCCTAAAACCAAAAACTTTATTTTTGAACTATCAGAGGGCCTAGAAATTGTAGCTAAAGTTCCTGAGAGTGACATTGGCAGAATAAAAATAGGTCAAGAAGCCTCAGTAAGAATTGAGGCTTATCCCTCAAAAAAATATAGTGCCATAGTTAAAAAAATAGCTACAAGAGCTGTAAAAGATAATAATGTAACCTCATTCGATGTAACTTTAAATTTTAAAGATATTTCTGAAGAAATTAAAATTGGAATGACTGCAGATCTTGAATTTAGAGTCGAAGGTAACGAAGAAAAAATCTTAGTGCCAACAGTTTCTATTGTCACTAAAAAAGGTGAAAAGGGAATTTTGAAAGTTGATAAAAACAATTCTCCCAAATTTGAAAAAATTGAAATTGGTATTAGTAGTGGAAATAAAACTTCAGTAATTGAGGGATTAGAACCTGGAGAGCAAATCTTTATTGATATTCCACCTTGGGCTAAGAAGAGAAAATGA
- the ychF gene encoding redox-regulated ATPase YchF, translated as MLKAGIIGLPNVGKSTLFNALVENAKAQAANFPFCTIEPNKGIVSVPDQRLQELGNLSSSQNIIPTKIEFVDIAGLVKGASKGEGLGNKFLSNIREVDAIVHVVRCFEDSDVIHVSGKVDPLDDIEIINLELNLADLSQLQKRRERIKKQVRTSKEAAKEDTLLEKIEEELEKGLSVRSISLSEEENIIIKQLGLLTAKPIIYATNLNENDLAEGNDFSSKVQSFASNENTECIKISAQVESELIELEPEDKKDYLMGLGVEEGGLSSLIRSTYKLLGLKTYFTTGEKETKAWTIKDGMTAPQAAGVIHTDFEKGFIRAQTISYQNLIDSGSIANAKTKGLLRSEGKEYIVNEGDVMEFLFNV; from the coding sequence ATGTTAAAAGCAGGTATTATTGGATTACCAAATGTTGGAAAATCAACTCTATTTAATGCACTTGTAGAAAATGCTAAGGCCCAAGCGGCTAATTTTCCCTTTTGTACTATAGAACCTAATAAAGGCATAGTTTCAGTCCCAGATCAAAGGTTGCAAGAGTTAGGTAATTTAAGTTCTAGCCAAAATATTATCCCAACAAAAATTGAATTTGTAGATATCGCAGGACTAGTAAAAGGAGCTAGTAAAGGAGAAGGTTTGGGAAATAAATTTTTATCAAATATTAGGGAGGTTGATGCAATAGTTCATGTTGTAAGGTGCTTTGAAGATAGTGATGTAATTCATGTTTCTGGAAAGGTAGATCCCTTGGATGACATTGAGATAATTAATCTGGAATTGAATTTAGCTGATTTATCTCAACTCCAAAAAAGAAGAGAAAGAATTAAAAAACAGGTTAGAACTAGTAAAGAGGCAGCAAAAGAAGACACCTTACTAGAAAAAATTGAAGAAGAGCTAGAGAAAGGCCTTTCAGTTAGATCAATATCTTTGAGTGAAGAAGAAAATATAATAATTAAGCAACTAGGCCTCCTTACTGCTAAACCAATTATTTACGCAACAAATTTGAATGAAAATGATTTGGCTGAAGGTAATGATTTCTCATCAAAAGTTCAGAGTTTTGCAAGCAATGAAAATACAGAATGTATAAAAATATCAGCTCAAGTCGAATCTGAATTAATAGAGTTAGAACCAGAAGATAAAAAAGACTACCTTATGGGTTTAGGAGTAGAAGAAGGGGGATTAAGTTCTTTAATTAGATCAACATATAAATTATTGGGATTAAAAACTTATTTCACTACCGGAGAAAAGGAGACAAAAGCATGGACCATAAAAGATGGTATGACTGCGCCACAGGCTGCAGGCGTAATTCATACTGATTTTGAAAAAGGATTTATAAGAGCTCAAACTATTTCATATCAAAATTTAATTGATTCAGGTTCAATTGCCAATGCAAAAACTAAAGGTCTTTTAAGAAGTGAAGGTAAGGAATATATTGTTAACGAAGGTGATGTAATGGAGTTCTTATTTAATGTTTAG